Proteins encoded within one genomic window of Lysinibacillus louembei:
- a CDS encoding GNAT family N-acetyltransferase, giving the protein MEHKKTFFSTAMETRHGTVYVEGPVHPEQLARYAFHDELVSFRIAAQQQQALIKIASLEEGRIIIVRNEELIVGYVTYLYPDPLERWAEDKIDNMIELGAIEVIPAYRSTGVGKKLLEISFADDAMEDYLVITTEYYWHWDLKGTGLNVWEYRKMMERMMSSVGFEPFTTDDPEITSHPANCLMGRVGKRVDAETMERFDRLRFKRRFI; this is encoded by the coding sequence ATGGAGCATAAAAAAACCTTTTTCAGCACTGCAATGGAGACGCGGCATGGCACAGTATATGTTGAAGGTCCTGTACATCCTGAACAATTAGCTCGTTATGCCTTTCATGATGAGCTAGTTTCATTCCGAATTGCTGCGCAGCAACAACAGGCTTTAATTAAAATCGCCTCATTAGAGGAGGGACGCATCATTATCGTCCGAAACGAAGAGCTCATCGTCGGCTATGTGACATATTTATACCCTGATCCACTTGAGCGCTGGGCAGAGGACAAAATTGACAATATGATAGAGCTAGGTGCAATAGAGGTTATTCCAGCTTATCGCAGCACAGGGGTAGGAAAAAAGCTGCTTGAAATATCGTTTGCGGACGATGCAATGGAAGACTACCTTGTCATTACAACGGAATATTATTGGCATTGGGATTTGAAGGGCACGGGGCTAAATGTATGGGAATATCGCAAAATGATGGAACGTATGATGAGTTCTGTAGGCTTTGAACCTTTTACGACAGATGACCCAGAAATCACCTCTCACCCAGCAAACTGTCTAATGGGACGCGTTGGTAAACGTGTCGATGCAGAAACAATGGAGCGCTTTGACCGCTTACGTTTTAAAAGGCGCTTTATTTAG
- the tyrS gene encoding tyrosine--tRNA ligase, with product MTNKLIEDLNWRGLLYQQTDAEGMEKLLNEQTVSLYCGVDPTADSMHIGHIVPLLTLRRFQQAGHKPILLVGGATGMVGDPSGRSEERQLQTVEQIDRNVQGIKKQLERIFDFNSSADNTAKLVNNHDWIGKMSTIEFLRDFGKLINVNYMLAKDTIASRLDTGISFTEFTYTIIQGIDFNHLYDNHNVRIQIGGSDQWGNITTGLEVIRKTHDDNAKAFGFTIPLVTKADGTKFGKTAGGAVWLDADKTSPYEFYQFWINTGDADVVKYLKIFTFLSREEIEALEVSVQEEPHLRKAQKTLAEEMTRLVHGQEALEAAQRITVALFSGDLKALSAVEMKDAFKDVPSIEMPKEDKNIVELLVEAGVSPSKRQAREDVTNGAISINGEKVTDLEYTVDAKDRLEDAFAIIRRGKKKYHMVKFN from the coding sequence ATGACAAACAAACTAATTGAAGATTTAAATTGGCGCGGTTTGTTATACCAACAAACAGACGCAGAAGGTATGGAAAAACTGTTAAATGAGCAAACGGTATCATTGTACTGTGGCGTAGACCCAACAGCTGATTCAATGCATATCGGGCATATCGTGCCACTATTAACACTGCGCCGCTTCCAGCAAGCAGGGCATAAGCCAATCTTATTAGTTGGTGGAGCAACAGGGATGGTAGGTGACCCATCTGGACGTTCAGAGGAGCGTCAATTGCAAACGGTTGAGCAAATTGACCGCAACGTACAGGGCATTAAGAAGCAATTAGAGCGTATTTTTGATTTTAATTCAAGCGCAGATAACACAGCGAAACTTGTCAACAATCATGATTGGATTGGCAAAATGAGCACAATCGAATTTTTACGTGATTTTGGGAAGCTTATCAATGTCAACTACATGCTAGCAAAGGATACGATTGCCTCTCGTTTAGATACGGGTATTTCATTTACAGAATTTACGTACACAATTATTCAAGGTATTGACTTTAATCATTTATACGATAACCATAATGTGCGCATCCAAATTGGTGGCTCTGATCAATGGGGCAATATTACAACAGGTCTTGAAGTTATTCGTAAAACACATGATGATAATGCCAAAGCATTTGGTTTTACAATTCCGCTAGTAACGAAGGCAGATGGCACAAAATTTGGTAAAACAGCAGGTGGCGCTGTATGGCTAGATGCGGACAAAACGAGCCCATACGAGTTCTACCAATTTTGGATTAACACAGGCGATGCGGATGTTGTGAAATACTTAAAAATCTTCACATTCCTATCGCGTGAGGAAATTGAAGCATTGGAAGTAAGCGTGCAGGAAGAGCCACATTTACGCAAAGCACAAAAAACTTTAGCGGAAGAAATGACGCGTTTAGTTCATGGCCAAGAAGCATTAGAGGCAGCACAGCGCATTACAGTAGCCCTATTCTCAGGTGACTTAAAAGCGTTATCAGCAGTAGAAATGAAGGATGCATTTAAAGATGTCCCTTCTATTGAAATGCCAAAAGAAGATAAAAACATTGTGGAATTGCTTGTGGAAGCGGGCGTTTCACCATCAAAGCGTCAAGCGCGTGAAGATGTAACAAACGGTGCCATCAGCATCAACGGTGAAAAAGTAACAGACTTAGAATACACAGTAGATGCAAAGGATCGTTTAGAGGACGCCTTTGCGATTATCCGCCGTGGTAAAAAGAAATACCATATGGTGAAGTTTAACTAA
- a CDS encoding transglycosylase domain-containing protein: protein MKEWLMQINKKIESLTNMKWMRAFRITGGVIWNLSLLLLIMLVTFTVFAGAVGAGYFASLVKDEPLRSKENMRELIFNYEETSEIYFADNIYIGKLRTDLERRETSLKDVSPTVIDAVLATEDEYFREHNGIVPKAVLRGLLQDFTNSSTQTGGSTLTQQLIKNQILTNEVSYERKAKEILLALRLEKFMTKQEILEAYLNIIPYGRNSSGRNIAGIETAADGIFGIKASQLNLPQAAYIAGIPQAPFAHTPFTQQGQLKTAQALQPGIDRMKTVLYRMKEAGYISESDYQEAIAYDITQDFREPEARPEDRYPWLTYELENRARKIIAEILAEQDGIDPKRLQEENQLLEKYTILADRDIRSKGYRIYSTINQQMYDAMKTAAENFQYYGHTYTTTAVDKETGEEITVEMPVQVGSIVIENKTGRILSFVGGRDFNIIELNHATQAYRPNGSTMKPLLAYGPAIEYGKIGAGSPVVDVKFKRSFDGYSPKNYFENEERGIMPAREALAHSQNLTALRLYDDILSNRPAEYLAKMGFSRLTEVDYVNLATAIGGLTNGTTVEENTNAFATLANGGQFIDAYMIDKIVDLDGNIIYQHEIEPTEVFSPETSYIVTDMLRDVLDYGTGTRAKSTLKFSSDFAAKTGTTNDYNDVWLVGYNPNISLGVWMGYDQPRSLNTFNNTYNQPSTRVNLLWATLMNTIYDIDPEFVGTKERFEKPANVVTASFCGISGLAPSNACSSAGLVRSDLFNRNVFLPSRPDDSLISSSSVTIDGKSYSALPSTPSEFITMGGVGLNQEFVKRMLGSLGGDPAKLLPNNSSLSSSAVTGAAFDADEAAPAAVVATLEGNTLVWTKSASNDVIGYRVYSTDGQLIATNRFEQGRRATISIGANYYVVAVDITGRQSAPSNTIETAAPPPVEEEPVPDENTETPPAEEQPPVEEIEDPAE, encoded by the coding sequence TTGAAAGAATGGTTAATGCAAATAAATAAAAAAATAGAGTCACTTACAAATATGAAATGGATGCGTGCATTCCGTATTACAGGTGGCGTTATTTGGAATCTATCATTATTATTGCTCATTATGTTAGTAACGTTCACAGTATTTGCTGGAGCGGTAGGGGCAGGCTATTTTGCATCACTTGTAAAAGATGAGCCACTACGCTCAAAAGAAAATATGCGAGAGCTCATTTTCAATTACGAGGAAACAAGCGAAATTTATTTTGCTGATAATATTTATATCGGGAAGCTGCGCACAGATTTAGAGCGTCGTGAAACATCTTTAAAGGATGTTTCACCCACTGTAATTGATGCGGTTCTTGCAACCGAGGATGAGTATTTCCGTGAGCATAATGGCATCGTACCAAAAGCGGTTTTACGTGGGCTGCTACAAGACTTTACAAACTCATCTACACAAACAGGTGGTTCCACATTAACACAGCAGCTTATCAAAAACCAAATATTAACAAATGAAGTGTCATATGAGCGTAAAGCGAAGGAAATTTTACTAGCATTGCGTCTTGAAAAATTTATGACAAAGCAAGAGATTTTAGAAGCATATTTAAATATTATCCCGTATGGTCGTAATTCATCTGGCCGCAATATTGCAGGAATTGAAACAGCAGCAGATGGCATATTCGGCATTAAAGCTTCACAGCTTAACTTACCACAAGCAGCTTATATTGCGGGAATTCCGCAGGCGCCATTTGCCCACACACCGTTTACACAACAAGGGCAATTAAAAACGGCACAAGCTTTGCAGCCAGGAATTGACCGTATGAAAACAGTGCTGTACCGAATGAAAGAAGCAGGCTATATTTCAGAAAGCGATTATCAAGAGGCGATTGCTTATGATATTACACAAGATTTTAGAGAGCCTGAAGCGCGCCCTGAGGACCGTTACCCATGGCTAACATATGAGCTTGAGAATCGCGCAAGAAAAATAATTGCAGAAATTTTAGCTGAACAGGATGGAATTGATCCGAAGCGTTTACAGGAAGAGAACCAATTGCTTGAAAAGTATACGATTTTAGCTGACCGTGACATACGTTCAAAGGGCTATCGCATTTATTCAACAATCAACCAACAAATGTATGATGCGATGAAAACAGCAGCTGAAAACTTCCAATATTACGGTCATACGTATACAACGACAGCCGTCGATAAAGAAACAGGTGAAGAAATTACAGTTGAAATGCCTGTACAAGTAGGTAGCATTGTTATAGAAAATAAAACAGGACGTATTTTGAGCTTTGTTGGTGGACGTGATTTTAATATCATAGAACTAAACCATGCAACACAAGCATATCGTCCAAATGGTTCAACAATGAAGCCCCTTTTAGCATACGGCCCAGCCATTGAATATGGCAAAATCGGTGCTGGTAGCCCTGTTGTCGATGTGAAATTTAAGCGTAGCTTTGATGGCTATAGCCCTAAAAACTACTTTGAAAATGAAGAAAGAGGGATTATGCCTGCACGTGAGGCATTGGCTCACTCTCAAAACTTAACGGCATTGCGCTTATATGATGATATATTATCAAATCGACCTGCCGAATATCTGGCTAAAATGGGCTTTTCTCGTTTAACTGAAGTCGATTATGTCAATTTAGCAACGGCAATTGGTGGTCTTACAAATGGGACAACGGTTGAGGAAAATACAAATGCCTTTGCAACATTAGCAAATGGTGGCCAATTTATCGATGCTTATATGATTGATAAAATTGTCGATTTAGATGGCAATATCATTTACCAGCATGAAATTGAGCCTACTGAAGTATTCTCACCTGAAACATCCTATATTGTGACAGATATGCTGCGTGATGTGCTTGACTATGGTACAGGTACACGAGCAAAAAGCACGTTGAAATTTTCATCTGATTTTGCAGCCAAAACAGGAACAACGAATGATTATAACGATGTTTGGCTAGTTGGCTATAACCCGAACATTTCATTAGGGGTATGGATGGGCTATGATCAGCCTCGTTCACTTAACACATTTAATAACACATATAATCAGCCAAGTACCCGTGTTAATTTACTTTGGGCAACTTTAATGAATACAATTTACGATATTGACCCTGAATTTGTTGGAACGAAAGAAAGATTTGAAAAGCCTGCAAATGTGGTAACTGCATCATTTTGTGGAATTTCAGGCTTAGCGCCTTCTAATGCTTGCTCCAGCGCAGGTCTTGTACGTTCAGATTTATTTAACCGCAATGTCTTTTTACCATCTCGTCCAGATGATAGCTTAATTTCTTCATCATCTGTTACGATTGACGGCAAATCTTATAGTGCGCTGCCTTCTACCCCTTCCGAATTTATTACGATGGGCGGTGTTGGCTTAAATCAAGAATTCGTTAAACGCATGCTCGGTTCTTTAGGCGGAGATCCAGCGAAGCTTTTACCTAACAATTCCTCCTTAAGTTCATCTGCCGTAACAGGCGCTGCGTTTGATGCGGATGAGGCTGCACCAGCAGCTGTTGTTGCTACACTTGAAGGAAATACATTAGTTTGGACGAAATCTGCTTCAAATGATGTGATCGGCTATCGAGTTTATTCAACAGATGGGCAGTTGATTGCGACAAATCGCTTTGAGCAAGGTCGTCGTGCTACGATCTCTATTGGTGCAAACTACTACGTAGTCGCTGTCGATATTACGGGTCGTCAATCTGCGCCTTCTAATACGATTGAAACTGCTGCTCCACCACCTGTTGAAGAGGAGCCAGTACCTGATGAAAATACAGAAACACCACCAGCAGAGGAGCAACCACCTGTTGAAGAGATAGAAGATCCAGCCGAATAA
- a CDS encoding ImmA/IrrE family metallo-endopeptidase: MYYYTHLEDYITHFYKQLGITDLSLLSFQEIATRLGIKVFYWSECSQALFIEGRAYIFLEENLSPEKEWQDFCHELCHVLLHSGNQFNLPPLFQKYQESKANNFMYHACIPTFLLERMELYDVTNKEIVKIQQNFCVEPEVAKNRLIQFLNNKQNQLYRYHR; this comes from the coding sequence ATGTACTATTATACACATCTTGAGGATTATATTACGCACTTTTATAAGCAGTTGGGCATTACAGATTTATCTTTATTAAGCTTTCAAGAAATCGCTACAAGATTAGGCATAAAAGTGTTTTATTGGTCAGAGTGTAGCCAGGCTTTATTTATCGAAGGGCGCGCTTATATTTTTCTTGAGGAAAACCTATCACCTGAAAAGGAATGGCAGGATTTTTGTCATGAACTATGTCATGTGCTGCTGCATAGTGGCAACCAATTTAACTTGCCTCCGCTTTTTCAAAAATATCAGGAATCAAAAGCAAATAATTTTATGTACCATGCGTGTATTCCTACTTTTTTATTAGAGCGAATGGAGCTGTATGACGTCACCAATAAAGAAATTGTCAAAATCCAGCAAAATTTTTGTGTAGAGCCAGAAGTTGCAAAAAATAGACTTATACAATTTTTAAATAATAAGCAAAACCAATTATACCGCTATCATCGTTAA
- a CDS encoding PstS family phosphate ABC transporter substrate-binding protein → MMEKIGSIILLTISFLFLGAPVFFVALLFLHQNYIWFFGAIVFVIYILLVLRVLQFFTTKRRKQLIALIMLGVMTIPTVLAGQAYYESKLATVDSEIDIWTYHPFTEDNQVVQLGEQSTLTLNGTMPKIDGATALYPLYAAFVEATYPENPDYFGGTVMVNKTPDAYSNVINRKVNVIFAAGPSERQLKMAEQKKIDLQMTPIGKEAFVFFVHKNNPIDSLTLEQVRGIYAGEITNWSQVGGANAKIRAFQRPEDSGSQTALQRLMEETAIMEPEKEDIVSGMGGIIQEVAQYKNYKNALGYTFRYYSTEMVQNDQIKLLAIEGIEPTKNNICNNTYPITSEFYAITAGAPNDNTEKLIEWILSPQGQGLVEKVGYVPVDETNK, encoded by the coding sequence ATGATGGAGAAAATAGGGAGCATTATATTGTTAACCATTAGTTTTTTGTTTTTAGGAGCACCAGTGTTCTTTGTAGCACTGCTGTTTTTGCATCAAAACTACATATGGTTTTTTGGCGCTATTGTTTTTGTTATTTATATTTTACTTGTATTAAGGGTTTTACAATTTTTCACAACGAAAAGGCGTAAGCAATTGATAGCGCTTATTATGCTAGGAGTTATGACTATACCAACAGTGTTAGCAGGACAAGCATATTATGAAAGCAAGCTAGCTACAGTAGATAGCGAGATTGATATATGGACCTATCATCCTTTCACTGAAGACAATCAAGTTGTACAGCTAGGTGAGCAATCGACATTAACATTGAATGGTACAATGCCCAAAATCGATGGTGCAACGGCACTGTATCCATTATATGCAGCATTTGTAGAGGCTACCTATCCAGAAAATCCTGATTATTTTGGGGGGACAGTCATGGTCAATAAAACACCTGATGCTTATAGCAACGTCATAAATCGTAAAGTGAATGTGATTTTTGCTGCTGGGCCATCAGAGCGTCAATTAAAAATGGCAGAGCAGAAAAAAATTGATTTACAGATGACGCCAATTGGTAAAGAGGCATTCGTCTTCTTTGTTCATAAAAACAATCCAATTGATAGCTTAACATTAGAGCAGGTTCGGGGTATTTATGCAGGGGAGATTACAAATTGGTCACAAGTAGGTGGTGCAAATGCAAAAATTCGTGCCTTCCAGCGTCCAGAGGATAGTGGTTCTCAAACAGCATTGCAACGTTTAATGGAAGAGACAGCGATTATGGAGCCTGAAAAGGAGGACATCGTGTCTGGGATGGGTGGTATTATTCAGGAGGTCGCACAATATAAAAACTACAAAAATGCACTTGGCTATACATTCCGCTATTATTCAACGGAAATGGTGCAAAATGACCAAATTAAATTATTAGCAATCGAGGGAATTGAACCTACAAAGAACAATATTTGCAATAACACATATCCGATTACATCAGAATTTTATGCCATAACGGCGGGTGCACCAAATGACAATACTGAGAAGTTGATTGAGTGGATACTATCACCACAAGGGCAAGGGTTAGTTGAAAAAGTTGGCTATGTGCCTGTGGATGAAACGAATAAATGA
- the argJ gene encoding bifunctional ornithine acetyltransferase/N-acetylglutamate synthase: MSAIIELKKLSGKNIVSPKGFTAAGVHCGLKHKKKDLALLVSEVPASVAAVFTTNAVQAAPLKVTKEVVYETKKMQAMFVNSGNANACTGKQGLADAYEMQKLAAEKLNIDASLVGVASTGVIGEIMKMEPVKKGIEMLIPNDDLESSIDFAQAILTTDTVMKNTTYVTTIDGKEVVISGTAKGSGMIEPNMATMLGFITTDANIESSELQKALSQITDCTFNSITVDGDTSTNDLVVVMANGLAGNETLTPVHPEWANFYTALQAVAEDLAKSIARDGEGATKLIEVEVAGAWNDAEARKIAKSVVGSPLVKTAVFGCDANWGRIIAAVGYSGATVDPDKITIQIGGATMVENGEPIAFSEEQLIAILKQHEVKIYVSLGQGDGHGFAWGCDLTYDYVQINASYRS; this comes from the coding sequence ATGTCAGCTATTATTGAATTAAAAAAATTATCAGGTAAAAATATCGTATCGCCAAAAGGCTTTACAGCAGCAGGTGTACACTGTGGCTTAAAGCATAAGAAGAAGGATTTAGCCTTGCTAGTTAGCGAGGTGCCAGCAAGCGTTGCAGCAGTGTTTACGACGAACGCTGTGCAGGCAGCTCCATTAAAAGTAACAAAGGAAGTTGTTTATGAAACGAAAAAAATGCAGGCGATGTTTGTCAATTCAGGTAATGCCAATGCATGCACAGGCAAGCAAGGGCTAGCAGATGCCTATGAAATGCAGAAGCTAGCAGCGGAAAAATTAAATATTGATGCCAGTTTAGTAGGAGTTGCTTCTACAGGCGTCATCGGTGAAATCATGAAAATGGAGCCTGTGAAAAAAGGCATTGAGATGTTAATACCGAATGATGATTTAGAGAGCAGCATTGATTTTGCTCAGGCGATTTTGACAACGGATACTGTCATGAAAAATACAACCTATGTTACAACGATTGATGGCAAGGAAGTTGTTATTTCAGGCACTGCGAAAGGCTCTGGTATGATTGAGCCAAATATGGCGACGATGCTCGGCTTTATTACGACAGATGCCAATATTGAATCAAGCGAGCTACAAAAAGCATTATCCCAAATTACGGATTGTACATTTAACTCGATTACAGTAGATGGCGATACATCAACAAACGATTTAGTTGTTGTCATGGCAAACGGCCTTGCGGGGAATGAAACGTTAACGCCCGTACATCCTGAATGGGCAAATTTCTACACAGCATTACAAGCTGTAGCAGAGGACTTAGCAAAATCGATTGCGCGTGATGGGGAAGGGGCTACAAAATTAATTGAGGTGGAAGTAGCAGGCGCATGGAATGATGCGGAAGCACGTAAAATTGCCAAATCGGTCGTAGGCTCGCCACTTGTCAAAACGGCGGTATTTGGCTGTGATGCTAACTGGGGACGCATTATTGCAGCAGTTGGTTACAGCGGGGCAACTGTTGATCCAGATAAAATTACGATTCAAATTGGCGGTGCCACAATGGTGGAAAATGGTGAACCAATCGCTTTCTCAGAGGAGCAGTTGATTGCGATTTTAAAGCAGCATGAAGTCAAAATTTATGTTTCTTTAGGTCAAGGAGATGGGCATGGCTTTGCATGGGGGTGTGACTTAACGTATGACTACGTCCAAATCAACGCATCATATCGCTCGTAA
- a CDS encoding SAM-dependent methyltransferase → MDKMLENAGLLIYEHLPPAAIHQQFFSNCSDYLSAFETFHFVHAVKK, encoded by the coding sequence ATGGATAAAATGTTAGAAAATGCTGGTTTGCTTATTTATGAGCATTTACCACCTGCTGCTATTCATCAGCAATTTTTTAGTAATTGCTCCGATTATTTATCAGCATTCGAAACATTTCATTTTGTTCATGCTGTTAAAAAATAA
- a CDS encoding acetylornithine transaminase, translating into MSALFQNYARRPVHIVEGKGTIVHDNQGKRYIDFTSGIAVCTLGHAHPAIVQALQQQSEKLWHVSNLFESPEQEKLAASLVQDLPLSYAFFCNSGAEANEAAIKLARKHTGKHHIIVFEQSFHGRTFGAMSATGQDKVRNGFGPLVEQFTTLPFNNEAALEAAIDDTVAAIMLEPIQGEGGVNVITPQFAETIQKICDEHDILLIVDEVQTGIGRTGTRFAFEQTALKPDIVSMAKGLGGGFPIGGILGAAKLFDTFSAGTHGTTFGGNPLAVAVAQTIVEHVFNEAFLQRVQEKSAYLQQKLQQAFTDEKFAIQGKGLMLGLYCGGDDVASYVTQLEQAGLLVVQAGPNVIRLLPPLTVSEAEIDKAVAILQQVLVS; encoded by the coding sequence ATGAGCGCATTATTTCAAAATTATGCAAGACGACCTGTCCATATTGTGGAAGGCAAAGGAACGATTGTTCACGACAATCAGGGGAAACGCTATATTGATTTTACAAGCGGTATTGCAGTTTGCACACTCGGTCATGCCCATCCAGCCATCGTGCAAGCATTACAGCAGCAAAGCGAGAAGCTATGGCATGTGAGCAATTTGTTTGAAAGCCCAGAGCAGGAAAAGCTAGCGGCATCATTAGTGCAGGATTTGCCGTTATCCTATGCTTTTTTCTGTAATAGTGGGGCAGAGGCGAATGAGGCAGCGATTAAATTGGCGCGTAAACATACAGGCAAGCATCATATTATCGTTTTCGAACAATCCTTTCATGGGCGTACATTTGGCGCAATGTCTGCGACAGGGCAAGATAAGGTGAGAAATGGCTTTGGTCCATTAGTTGAGCAATTTACAACATTGCCATTTAATAATGAAGCAGCACTTGAAGCGGCAATTGATGATACGGTAGCGGCAATTATGCTAGAGCCGATTCAAGGGGAGGGTGGCGTCAATGTTATTACACCGCAATTTGCGGAGACTATCCAAAAAATTTGTGACGAGCACGATATTTTATTAATTGTAGATGAAGTACAAACAGGAATTGGGCGCACAGGTACGCGCTTTGCCTTTGAGCAAACGGCATTAAAGCCTGATATTGTTTCGATGGCAAAGGGGTTAGGTGGAGGTTTCCCAATTGGTGGGATACTAGGCGCAGCAAAATTATTTGATACCTTTAGTGCGGGAACACATGGTACAACATTTGGTGGTAATCCATTAGCGGTCGCTGTTGCACAAACGATTGTTGAGCATGTTTTTAATGAAGCATTTTTACAGCGAGTACAAGAGAAATCAGCCTATTTGCAGCAAAAGCTACAGCAAGCATTTACGGATGAAAAATTTGCGATTCAAGGAAAAGGCTTAATGCTTGGGCTATACTGTGGTGGAGATGATGTCGCAAGCTATGTGACACAATTAGAGCAGGCAGGCTTGCTCGTTGTACAGGCGGGGCCAAACGTTATTCGCTTATTGCCACCATTGACGGTAAGTGAGGCAGAAATCGATAAGGCTGTAGCCATTTTACAACAAGTATTAGTTAGTTAA
- the argC gene encoding N-acetyl-gamma-glutamyl-phosphate reductase: MKVGIIGATGYGGLELIRFLHNHQEVEKIELFTSSEEGAVFSAKFSHLVGIEDRPLQKIDDEALQHLDVVFASTPSGVTSRLLPSLLQKGPKLIDLSGDFRLKNLASYEQWYKKTPAPQEAVEQSVYGLSEWNEHNIAEAHLIANPGCYPTAVLLSILPLIKDNLIDPSFLVIDAKSGISGAGNKPSQASHFSEANENFSIYKINKHQHIPEIEQAIAMFANVETKISFNTHLVPMTRGILATSYAAVQPNVTQQQLIDCLQATYAKHPFVRVVEEASSIGTNRVKGSNYCDIYVQLDARTNRATIVGVIDNLVKGAAGQAIQNMNIQMNLPQTMGLQMVPLFI; encoded by the coding sequence ATGAAAGTTGGAATTATCGGTGCGACAGGATACGGAGGACTTGAATTAATCCGCTTTTTACACAATCATCAAGAAGTCGAGAAAATTGAATTATTCACTTCATCAGAGGAAGGTGCTGTTTTTTCAGCGAAATTTTCTCACTTAGTGGGGATTGAGGATCGGCCACTTCAAAAAATTGACGATGAAGCATTACAGCATTTAGATGTCGTTTTTGCAAGCACTCCATCAGGGGTAACGAGCAGGCTATTGCCATCGTTGCTACAAAAAGGACCTAAATTAATTGATTTATCAGGCGATTTTCGTTTGAAAAATCTAGCAAGCTATGAGCAATGGTATAAAAAAACACCTGCACCACAAGAGGCGGTGGAGCAAAGTGTCTACGGTTTATCAGAATGGAATGAGCACAACATTGCAGAGGCGCATTTAATTGCCAATCCAGGCTGTTATCCGACAGCAGTTTTACTATCCATCTTGCCATTAATAAAAGATAACTTAATTGACCCAAGCTTTTTAGTCATTGATGCAAAAAGTGGTATATCAGGTGCAGGGAATAAGCCATCACAGGCTAGTCATTTTAGTGAAGCAAATGAAAACTTCTCCATTTATAAAATAAATAAGCATCAGCATATTCCAGAAATCGAGCAAGCGATTGCAATGTTTGCCAATGTGGAAACAAAAATTTCATTCAATACACATTTAGTGCCGATGACGCGCGGTATTTTAGCTACATCCTATGCTGCTGTGCAGCCTAATGTGACACAGCAACAATTGATTGACTGCCTGCAAGCAACATATGCCAAGCATCCATTCGTACGTGTAGTTGAAGAGGCATCTTCCATCGGTACAAATCGTGTGAAAGGCTCTAATTACTGCGATATTTATGTGCAATTAGATGCGCGCACAAATCGAGCAACGATTGTCGGCGTTATTGATAATTTAGTAAAAGGTGCGGCAGGGCAAGCGATTCAAAATATGAATATACAAATGAATTTACCACAAACAATGGGCTTACAAATGGTGCCATTATTCATTTAA
- the argB gene encoding acetylglutamate kinase, translating into MTTSKSTHHIARKIVIKLGGSTLEGLNPAFFQKILALQQEGYKVIITHGGGPAINRTLATNNVASHVINGIRVTTAEAIDLVKTTLIGQVNPFLVQQLNAAGIQAVGLNGFDGHLLASTFLDEATYGYVGHIKKVNTELLDALLTANIVPVIACIGAARNGQALNINGDTVASEVALATKAESLLLVTDVSGIRIEGEYQSEVTEVAINEWIAEGHIYGGMIPKVQGALACLAAGIPAVQIVDDTLDGTKISARHTHNSHTI; encoded by the coding sequence ATGACTACGTCCAAATCAACGCATCATATCGCTCGTAAAATTGTCATAAAATTAGGGGGAAGCACATTAGAGGGGCTGAACCCTGCTTTCTTTCAAAAAATACTAGCACTGCAGCAGGAGGGCTACAAAGTCATCATCACACACGGTGGTGGCCCAGCCATTAATCGCACATTAGCAACGAACAATGTAGCATCACATGTCATTAATGGCATACGTGTCACAACAGCTGAGGCAATCGACTTGGTGAAAACAACATTAATCGGGCAAGTCAATCCATTTCTTGTGCAGCAATTAAATGCGGCAGGGATACAGGCGGTTGGATTAAATGGCTTTGACGGTCATTTACTAGCAAGCACCTTTTTAGATGAGGCAACATACGGCTATGTAGGACACATTAAAAAGGTCAATACAGAGCTGTTAGATGCCCTCTTAACAGCCAATATCGTCCCTGTTATTGCATGTATCGGTGCAGCGAGAAATGGGCAAGCATTAAATATTAACGGAGATACAGTGGCAAGCGAGGTTGCTTTAGCGACAAAAGCGGAAAGCTTACTACTTGTTACAGACGTTTCAGGTATTCGTATTGAAGGTGAGTACCAATCAGAAGTAACAGAAGTAGCAATTAATGAATGGATTGCAGAAGGCCATATTTACGGTGGAATGATTCCAAAAGTGCAAGGAGCGCTCGCTTGTTTAGCGGCGGGCATTCCTGCTGTTCAAATTGTAGATGATACGCTTGACGGCACAAAAATAAGTGCCAGGCACACACACAATTCTCACACAATTTAA